A genomic stretch from Numida meleagris isolate 19003 breed g44 Domestic line chromosome 2, NumMel1.0, whole genome shotgun sequence includes:
- the TRA2A gene encoding transformer-2 protein homolog alpha, protein MSDVEENNFEGRESRSQSKSPAGSPARVKSESRSGSRSPSRASKHSESHSRSRSKSRSRSRRHSHRRYTRSRSHSHSHSHRRRSRSRSYTPEYRRRRSRSHSPMSNRRRHTGSRANPDPNTCLGVFGLSLYTTERDLREVFSRYGPLTGVNVVYDQRTGRSRGFAFVYFERIDDSKEAMEHANGMELDGRRIRVDYSITKRAHTPTPGIYMGRPTHSGGGGGGGAGRRRDSYYDRGYDRGYDRYEEYDYRYRRRSPSPYYSRYRSRSRSRSYSPRRY, encoded by the exons ATGAGCGACGTGGAGGAGAACAACTTCGAGGGGAGG GAGTCTCGCTCCCAGTCAAAATCTCCAGCTGGGAGTCCTGCTCGTGTAAAATCGGAGAGCAGGTCAGGATCTCGCAGTCCATCGAGAGCTTCCAAACATTCTGAATCACACTCTAGGTCAAGATCAAAATCGAG ATCCAGGTCCAGAAGACACTCGCACAGACGTTACACTCGCTCCAGATCCCATTCCCATTCTCATTCTCATAGGAGACGTTCTCGAAGCAGATCGTACACACCAGAATATCGTCGTCGAAGGAGTCGTAGTCATTCTCCAATGTCCAACAGGAGAAGGCACACAGGCAGCAGA GCTAATCCAGATCCAAATACGTGTCTTGGAGTGTTTGGTCTCAGTTTATATACCACTGAGAGAGATTTGCGTGAAGTCTTTTCTCGTTACGGACCTTTGACTGGTGTCAATGTTGTTTATGACCAGCGGACTGGACGATCAAGAGGATTTGCTTTCGTTTATTTTGAGAGAATTGATGATTCTAAAGAG GCAATGGAGCATGCGAACGGGATGGAGCTGGATGGCAGGAGGATTCGGGTGGATTACTCCATCACCAAGAGAGCGCATACGCCCACCCCAGGCATCTACATGGGCAGGCCCACGCA cagtggaggaggtggtggtggcgGGGCAGGTCGACGCCGTGACTCTTACTATGATAGGGGGTATGACAGAGGATATGACAGATACGAAGAATATGACTACAGATATAG gAGACGATCGCCCTCGCCTTACTATAGCAGGTACCGATCACGATCAAGATCCCGTTCCTATAGTCCAA ggcgCTACTGA
- the CCDC126 gene encoding coiled-coil domain-containing protein 126, giving the protein MFLTFSRKNMSQKLSMFLLVFGIIWGLMLLRYTFQYPRRQSSAELRGQILDLSRRYVKALAEENKNLMSGGSGASVAGYADLKRTIAVLLDDILQRLVKLENKVDYIIVNGSATNTTNGTSNQVSVNSSKRAKATGNIR; this is encoded by the exons ATGTTTctaacattttcaagaaaaaacatGTCCCAGAAACTAAGCATGTTCTTACTAGTTTTTGGAATCATTTGGGGTTTGATGTTGCTGCGCTACACTTTCCAGTATCCAAGACGTCAAAGCAGTGCTGAGTTGCGTGGTCAGATATTAGACCTAAGTAGAAGATATGTCAAAGCactggcagaagaaaataagaatttaatGAGTGGTGGCAGTGGAGCCTCTGTAGCAGGATACG CTGATCTTAAGAGAACAATTGCTGTTCTTCTGGATGACATCTTACAGCGTCTTgtgaaactggaaaacaaagtgGATTACATCATTGTGAATGGCTCAGCAACAAATACCACTAATGGAACTAGCAATCAAGTGTCAGTAAATTCAAGTAAACGTGCAAAAGCAACAGGCAACATTAGATAG